One genomic segment of Lysobacter sp. 5GHs7-4 includes these proteins:
- the gpmI gene encoding 2,3-bisphosphoglycerate-independent phosphoglycerate mutase has protein sequence MPSPSARPHPVVLLILDGWGHREETADNALAQAELPQWRALLASEPHTLIHTEGRHVGLPDGQMGNSEVGHMNLGAGRIVYQDLTRIDAAIEDGSFYANAELRAACTAAQSAGGTLHVMGLLSPGGVHSHEQHIFAMLELARREGVARVAVHAFLDGRDMPPKSAAPSLARLQEVCDRVGNAHIASVSGRYYAMDRDQRWDRQRRAWDAIVEARSDHHASDAQAALAQAYERGETDEFVAPTVLDGAQAMRDGDAVVFMNFRADRARQLTAAFVDPAFAGYELRQPRLSRFVCLTEYDAKLPAPVAYAPDDLRNTLGELLAQHGLTQLRIAETEKYAHVTFFFSGGREDPYEGETRILVPSPKVATYDLQPEMSCPEVTAKLVEAIRSGSIDVAVCNIANPDMVGHTGDLNAAIQAAQAVDVAIGAIAQAVRDTGGALLITADHGNLEMMRDPATGQPHTAHTVGPVPLVYLGPRRARLRSGGALRDVAPTMLDLLGLPQPAEMSGHSLLIEGGSVA, from the coding sequence GTGCCATCCCCCTCCGCGCGCCCCCACCCCGTGGTCCTGCTGATCCTGGATGGCTGGGGCCATCGCGAGGAAACCGCCGACAACGCCCTGGCCCAGGCCGAGCTGCCGCAGTGGCGCGCCCTGCTGGCCAGCGAGCCGCACACCCTGATCCATACCGAAGGCCGCCACGTCGGCCTGCCGGACGGGCAGATGGGCAATTCCGAGGTCGGCCACATGAACCTCGGCGCCGGCCGCATCGTCTACCAGGACTTGACCCGCATCGACGCCGCGATCGAGGACGGCAGCTTCTACGCCAACGCCGAGCTGCGCGCGGCCTGCACCGCGGCCCAGTCCGCCGGCGGCACCTTGCACGTGATGGGCCTGCTTTCGCCCGGCGGCGTGCACAGCCACGAGCAGCACATCTTCGCGATGCTGGAACTGGCGCGCCGCGAGGGCGTGGCGCGCGTCGCCGTGCATGCCTTCCTCGACGGCCGCGACATGCCGCCCAAGTCCGCCGCGCCCAGCCTGGCGCGCCTGCAGGAGGTCTGCGACCGCGTCGGCAACGCGCATATCGCCTCGGTCAGCGGCCGCTACTACGCCATGGACCGCGACCAGCGCTGGGACCGCCAGCGCCGTGCCTGGGACGCGATCGTCGAAGCGCGCAGCGACCACCACGCCAGCGACGCCCAGGCCGCGCTGGCGCAGGCCTACGAGCGCGGCGAAACCGACGAGTTCGTCGCGCCGACCGTGCTGGACGGCGCGCAGGCCATGCGCGACGGCGACGCGGTGGTGTTCATGAATTTCCGCGCCGACCGCGCGCGCCAGCTCACCGCCGCCTTCGTCGATCCGGCGTTCGCCGGCTACGAGCTGCGCCAGCCGCGTTTGTCGCGCTTCGTCTGCCTCACCGAGTACGACGCCAAGCTGCCGGCGCCGGTCGCCTACGCGCCCGACGATCTACGCAATACGCTGGGCGAGCTGCTGGCGCAGCACGGCCTCACCCAGCTGCGCATCGCCGAGACCGAGAAGTACGCGCACGTGACCTTCTTCTTCAGTGGCGGCCGCGAAGATCCCTACGAAGGCGAGACCCGCATTCTGGTGCCCAGTCCCAAGGTCGCCACCTACGACCTGCAGCCGGAAATGAGCTGTCCGGAAGTCACCGCGAAGCTGGTCGAGGCGATCCGCTCCGGCAGCATCGACGTGGCGGTGTGCAACATCGCCAACCCCGACATGGTCGGCCACACCGGCGATTTGAACGCCGCGATCCAGGCCGCGCAGGCCGTGGACGTGGCGATCGGCGCGATCGCCCAGGCCGTGCGCGACACGGGCGGCGCCCTGCTGATCACCGCCGACCACGGCAACCTGGAAATGATGCGCGACCCGGCCACCGGCCAGCCGCACACCGCCCACACCGTCGGCCCGGTGCCGCTGGTGTACCTCGGCCCGCGCCGCGCCCGACTGCGCAGCGGCGGCGCCCTGCGCGACGTCGCGCCGACCATGCTCGACCTGCTCGGCTTGCCGCAGCCGGCCGAGATGAGCGGACACAGCCTGCTGATCGAAGGCGGATCGGTCGCCTGA